From the genome of Spodoptera frugiperda isolate SF20-4 chromosome 23, AGI-APGP_CSIRO_Sfru_2.0, whole genome shotgun sequence, one region includes:
- the LOC118267337 gene encoding cerebellar degeneration-related protein 2-like isoform X3: MEVAKEKSAVMEEFDEDDVASRRCMLDDLQLAAELGKTLLERNKELETALRQHQNIIEDQTQEIEYLTKQTVALREVNDSRLRIYEQLEVSIQDLERANHRLAVDHAADKKHIKTLCANIESLENKCEDLQKTVDDLNAQLEISRRRAERKPEVEVPKEKEKSVELTLSVKKPDVNSTPIKTVAPLPELTKEDEDLLRLSDELRESKVAFAQEQRRVTELEEQLASMIQENNRLNDQFRNWQQREDEPKSMHEEFAILEEVRQGQLCIRCLRGVERGDDMSSMLDGDDDDRSAISSLILPPSGQDSPREDLVTNKLVKFDNAKEKLLQGIWANKEDGHDNPYRELVQKYEALLEVQLSQVKNIRKTKPTTLPSNQNPCGPLSLQDELQTSGDYSQFSVKDTDEESGHGEEQKGVGQTKKVDTTSRKKIIQTPDFSEAETSSSGFSDETSNKATQTERERPGSFLCTIADGEDYRFSIYDDVSPMDSRFRNRPEYRELFKEIFTILKKAAENKDDGEQLPLLDDTTAGKVPPVTPANEEAPGNFTDDTQSVFSSVMSEQSIPVSDITMPETPTLKEKEKPQPEVVKKEENSNKENKPVAESTTEKPKPSTTRQVKEQTHSKVRDQSVQREQEKEKERETDKEKKEDKERVLTPLVRQPLEYIAATRKKSRHRNRKHSQDRQGADSPVFPSPPKITYQKSSNKKRRDYRPIEASPLVRAAESEWNGSTLQFYNRNMNSPTPSASGRTGKIYQGWNPETDSWDIKQSTASQEIHKLRKLELSYAEVLRNADKTKPRRKKHQ; encoded by the exons ATGGAAGTTGCTAAGGAAAAGAGCGCAGTGATGGAGGAGTTTGACGAGGACGATGTCGCGTCCCGCCGCTGCATGCTAGACG ATTTGCAGTTGGCAGCAGAACTCGGCAAAACCCTGTTGGAAAGGAACAAGGAACTCGAGACAGCTCTGCGTCAGCACCAGAACATCATTGAAGATCAAACACAGGAAATCGAG TACTTAACGAAACAGACGGTCGCTCTCCGTGAGGTGAACGACTCCAGGTTGAGGATCTATGAACAACTGGAAGTGAGCATTCAAGACTTGGAGCGGGCCAACCACAGGCTAGCTGTCGACCATGCCGCCGACAAGAAACACATTAAAAC TCTGTGCGCCAATATTGAGTCACTTGAGAACAAATGTGAAGATCTACAAAAGACTGTCGATGACCTGAACGCTCAGCTGGAGATCTCCAGGCGAAGGGCAGAACGGAAACCAGAAGTAGAAGTACCCAAAGAAAAAGAGAAATCAGTCGAACTTACTCTAAGCGTCAAGAAGCCTGATGTAAACAGTACACCGATCAAAACGGTAGCACCTCTTCCAGAACTGACCAAAGAGGACGAGGACTTACTCAGGCTAAGCGATGAACTCAGAGAGAGCAAGGTAGCCTTTGCACAAGAACAGAGAAGGGTGACGGAACTGGAAGAACAGTTGGCGTCAATGATCCAGGAGAACAACAGACTAAACGACCAGTTCAGGAACTGGCAACAACGAGAAGATGAACCCAAGTCCATGCATGAGGAATTCGCTATCCTTGAAGAAGTCAG ACAAGGACAACTATGCATAAGATGCCTAAGAGGCGTGGAGAGAGGAGACGACATGTCCTCCATGCTAGACGGAGACGACGATGATAGAAGCGCAATCAGCTCTCTAATCCTCCCTCCATCTGGCCAGGACAGTCCACGGGAAGATCTTGTTACTAACAAACTTGTCAAATTCGAC AATGCCAAGGAAAAGTTACTCCAAGGTATATGGGCGAACAAAGAAGATGGCCACGATAACCCTTACAGAGAACTGGTGCAAAAGTACGAGGCTCTTTTAGAAGTTCAACTGTCGCAGGTTAAGAACATCAGAAAGACCAAACCCACCACTTTGCCCAGCAACCAGAACCCGTGCGGTCCCCTGTCTCTGCAGGACGAACTACAAACGTCCGGAGACTACAGTCAGTTCAGTGTCAAGGACACTGACGAGGAAAGCGGCCACGGTGAGGAACAGAAAGGAGTCGGCCAAACAAAGAAGGTTGATACCACTTCTCGAAAGAAGATTATACAAACTCCGGACTTCTCGGAAGCAGAGACTTCCAGCTCCGGATTTTCAGATGAAACCAGCAACAAAGCGACGCAGACGGAACGTGAGCGACCGGGCTCTTTCCTGTGCACAATCGCTGACGGTGAGGACTACCGTTTCAGTATTTACGATGACGTTAGTCCCATGGACAGTCGATTCCGCAACAGGCCAGAGTACCGCGAACTATTCAAGGAAATATTTACCATCCTTAAGAAGGCGGCGGAGAACAAAGACGATGGAGAGCAACTGCCACTCCTCGATGATACCACTGCGGGCAAGGTTCCACCCGTCACTCCCGCCAACGAGGAAGCGCCCGGCAACTTCACTGATGATACGCAGAGCGTATTTTCGTCTGTGATGTCTGAACAATCAATTCCAGTGTCTGATATCACCATGCCTGAAACACCAACTCTGAAGGAAAAAGAGAAACCTCAGCCAGAAGTGGTCAAAAAGGAGGAAAACAGTAACAAAGAGAACAAACCAGTGGCGGAAAGCACCACGGAGAAGCCAAAACCAAGCACCACACGCCAGGTTAAAGAGCAAACCCACTCCAAAGTGAGAGACCAGAGCGTGCAAAGGGAGCAAGAAAaggagaaagaaagagagaCCGATAAAGAAAAGAAGGAAGACAAAGAACGAGTCCTGACTCCGTTGGTGCGTCAGCCACTAGAATATATAGCGGCCACTAGAAAGAAGTCCAGACATCGCAACCGAAAACATAGCCAAGACCGTCAGGGCGCAGACTCTCCAGTATTCCCGTCGCCACCTAAGATCACGTACCAGAAGTCATCGAACAAGAAGAGGAGGGACTACAGGCCGATTGAGGCGAGTCCCCTTGTCAGGGCAGCCGAGAGCGAGTGGAACGGCTCCACGCTACAGTTCTACAACAGGAACATGAATTCTCCAACACCCAGCGCAAGCGGCCGGACGGGCAAGATTTACCAAGGATGGAACCCCGAGACCGACTCGTGGGACATCAAACAGAGCACGGCGTCACAAGAAATACACAAACTGAGGAAGCTGGAGCTTTCCTACGCAGAAGTATTGAGGAACGCCGACAAAACTAAGCCCAGGCGCAAGAAACAtcagtaa
- the LOC118267337 gene encoding cerebellar degeneration-related protein 2-like isoform X4: MASFEDLAFDWASLCQDCPECWTESDLQLAAELGKTLLERNKELETALRQHQNIIEDQTQEIEYLTKQTVALREVNDSRLRIYEQLEVSIQDLERANHRLAVDHAADKKHIKTLCANIESLENKCEDLQKTVDDLNAQLEISRRRAERKPEVEVPKEKEKSVELTLSVKKPDVNSTPIKTVAPLPELTKEDEDLLRLSDELRESKVAFAQEQRRVTELEEQLASMIQENNRLNDQFRNWQQREDEPKSMHEEFAILEEVRQGQLCIRCLRGVERGDDMSSMLDGDDDDRSAISSLILPPSGQDSPREDLVTNKLVKFDNAKEKLLQGIWANKEDGHDNPYRELVQKYEALLEVQLSQVKNIRKTKPTTLPSNQNPCGPLSLQDELQTSGDYSQFSVKDTDEESGHGEEQKGVGQTKKVDTTSRKKIIQTPDFSEAETSSSGFSDETSNKATQTERERPGSFLCTIADGEDYRFSIYDDVSPMDSRFRNRPEYRELFKEIFTILKKAAENKDDGEQLPLLDDTTAGKVPPVTPANEEAPGNFTDDTQSVFSSVMSEQSIPVSDITMPETPTLKEKEKPQPEVVKKEENSNKENKPVAESTTEKPKPSTTRQVKEQTHSKVRDQSVQREQEKEKERETDKEKKEDKERVLTPLVRQPLEYIAATRKKSRHRNRKHSQDRQGADSPVFPSPPKITYQKSSNKKRRDYRPIEASPLVRAAESEWNGSTLQFYNRNMNSPTPSASGRTGKIYQGWNPETDSWDIKQSTASQEIHKLRKLELSYAEVLRNADKTKPRRKKHQ; this comes from the exons ATTTGCAGTTGGCAGCAGAACTCGGCAAAACCCTGTTGGAAAGGAACAAGGAACTCGAGACAGCTCTGCGTCAGCACCAGAACATCATTGAAGATCAAACACAGGAAATCGAG TACTTAACGAAACAGACGGTCGCTCTCCGTGAGGTGAACGACTCCAGGTTGAGGATCTATGAACAACTGGAAGTGAGCATTCAAGACTTGGAGCGGGCCAACCACAGGCTAGCTGTCGACCATGCCGCCGACAAGAAACACATTAAAAC TCTGTGCGCCAATATTGAGTCACTTGAGAACAAATGTGAAGATCTACAAAAGACTGTCGATGACCTGAACGCTCAGCTGGAGATCTCCAGGCGAAGGGCAGAACGGAAACCAGAAGTAGAAGTACCCAAAGAAAAAGAGAAATCAGTCGAACTTACTCTAAGCGTCAAGAAGCCTGATGTAAACAGTACACCGATCAAAACGGTAGCACCTCTTCCAGAACTGACCAAAGAGGACGAGGACTTACTCAGGCTAAGCGATGAACTCAGAGAGAGCAAGGTAGCCTTTGCACAAGAACAGAGAAGGGTGACGGAACTGGAAGAACAGTTGGCGTCAATGATCCAGGAGAACAACAGACTAAACGACCAGTTCAGGAACTGGCAACAACGAGAAGATGAACCCAAGTCCATGCATGAGGAATTCGCTATCCTTGAAGAAGTCAG ACAAGGACAACTATGCATAAGATGCCTAAGAGGCGTGGAGAGAGGAGACGACATGTCCTCCATGCTAGACGGAGACGACGATGATAGAAGCGCAATCAGCTCTCTAATCCTCCCTCCATCTGGCCAGGACAGTCCACGGGAAGATCTTGTTACTAACAAACTTGTCAAATTCGAC AATGCCAAGGAAAAGTTACTCCAAGGTATATGGGCGAACAAAGAAGATGGCCACGATAACCCTTACAGAGAACTGGTGCAAAAGTACGAGGCTCTTTTAGAAGTTCAACTGTCGCAGGTTAAGAACATCAGAAAGACCAAACCCACCACTTTGCCCAGCAACCAGAACCCGTGCGGTCCCCTGTCTCTGCAGGACGAACTACAAACGTCCGGAGACTACAGTCAGTTCAGTGTCAAGGACACTGACGAGGAAAGCGGCCACGGTGAGGAACAGAAAGGAGTCGGCCAAACAAAGAAGGTTGATACCACTTCTCGAAAGAAGATTATACAAACTCCGGACTTCTCGGAAGCAGAGACTTCCAGCTCCGGATTTTCAGATGAAACCAGCAACAAAGCGACGCAGACGGAACGTGAGCGACCGGGCTCTTTCCTGTGCACAATCGCTGACGGTGAGGACTACCGTTTCAGTATTTACGATGACGTTAGTCCCATGGACAGTCGATTCCGCAACAGGCCAGAGTACCGCGAACTATTCAAGGAAATATTTACCATCCTTAAGAAGGCGGCGGAGAACAAAGACGATGGAGAGCAACTGCCACTCCTCGATGATACCACTGCGGGCAAGGTTCCACCCGTCACTCCCGCCAACGAGGAAGCGCCCGGCAACTTCACTGATGATACGCAGAGCGTATTTTCGTCTGTGATGTCTGAACAATCAATTCCAGTGTCTGATATCACCATGCCTGAAACACCAACTCTGAAGGAAAAAGAGAAACCTCAGCCAGAAGTGGTCAAAAAGGAGGAAAACAGTAACAAAGAGAACAAACCAGTGGCGGAAAGCACCACGGAGAAGCCAAAACCAAGCACCACACGCCAGGTTAAAGAGCAAACCCACTCCAAAGTGAGAGACCAGAGCGTGCAAAGGGAGCAAGAAAaggagaaagaaagagagaCCGATAAAGAAAAGAAGGAAGACAAAGAACGAGTCCTGACTCCGTTGGTGCGTCAGCCACTAGAATATATAGCGGCCACTAGAAAGAAGTCCAGACATCGCAACCGAAAACATAGCCAAGACCGTCAGGGCGCAGACTCTCCAGTATTCCCGTCGCCACCTAAGATCACGTACCAGAAGTCATCGAACAAGAAGAGGAGGGACTACAGGCCGATTGAGGCGAGTCCCCTTGTCAGGGCAGCCGAGAGCGAGTGGAACGGCTCCACGCTACAGTTCTACAACAGGAACATGAATTCTCCAACACCCAGCGCAAGCGGCCGGACGGGCAAGATTTACCAAGGATGGAACCCCGAGACCGACTCGTGGGACATCAAACAGAGCACGGCGTCACAAGAAATACACAAACTGAGGAAGCTGGAGCTTTCCTACGCAGAAGTATTGAGGAACGCCGACAAAACTAAGCCCAGGCGCAAGAAACAtcagtaa
- the LOC118267337 gene encoding cerebellar degeneration-related protein 2-like isoform X2 — MSEEQEQCDSFNSWELNGLNSLDLWDYTVELECLQGTEDLQLAAELGKTLLERNKELETALRQHQNIIEDQTQEIEYLTKQTVALREVNDSRLRIYEQLEVSIQDLERANHRLAVDHAADKKHIKTLCANIESLENKCEDLQKTVDDLNAQLEISRRRAERKPEVEVPKEKEKSVELTLSVKKPDVNSTPIKTVAPLPELTKEDEDLLRLSDELRESKVAFAQEQRRVTELEEQLASMIQENNRLNDQFRNWQQREDEPKSMHEEFAILEEVRQGQLCIRCLRGVERGDDMSSMLDGDDDDRSAISSLILPPSGQDSPREDLVTNKLVKFDNAKEKLLQGIWANKEDGHDNPYRELVQKYEALLEVQLSQVKNIRKTKPTTLPSNQNPCGPLSLQDELQTSGDYSQFSVKDTDEESGHGEEQKGVGQTKKVDTTSRKKIIQTPDFSEAETSSSGFSDETSNKATQTERERPGSFLCTIADGEDYRFSIYDDVSPMDSRFRNRPEYRELFKEIFTILKKAAENKDDGEQLPLLDDTTAGKVPPVTPANEEAPGNFTDDTQSVFSSVMSEQSIPVSDITMPETPTLKEKEKPQPEVVKKEENSNKENKPVAESTTEKPKPSTTRQVKEQTHSKVRDQSVQREQEKEKERETDKEKKEDKERVLTPLVRQPLEYIAATRKKSRHRNRKHSQDRQGADSPVFPSPPKITYQKSSNKKRRDYRPIEASPLVRAAESEWNGSTLQFYNRNMNSPTPSASGRTGKIYQGWNPETDSWDIKQSTASQEIHKLRKLELSYAEVLRNADKTKPRRKKHQ; from the exons ATGAGCGAGGAGCAGGAACAATGTGACTCGTTCAACTCGTGGGAGCTGAACGGGCTGAACTCCTTGGACCTATGGGACTACACAGTCGAGCTGGAGTGCCTGCAAGGAACCGAAG ATTTGCAGTTGGCAGCAGAACTCGGCAAAACCCTGTTGGAAAGGAACAAGGAACTCGAGACAGCTCTGCGTCAGCACCAGAACATCATTGAAGATCAAACACAGGAAATCGAG TACTTAACGAAACAGACGGTCGCTCTCCGTGAGGTGAACGACTCCAGGTTGAGGATCTATGAACAACTGGAAGTGAGCATTCAAGACTTGGAGCGGGCCAACCACAGGCTAGCTGTCGACCATGCCGCCGACAAGAAACACATTAAAAC TCTGTGCGCCAATATTGAGTCACTTGAGAACAAATGTGAAGATCTACAAAAGACTGTCGATGACCTGAACGCTCAGCTGGAGATCTCCAGGCGAAGGGCAGAACGGAAACCAGAAGTAGAAGTACCCAAAGAAAAAGAGAAATCAGTCGAACTTACTCTAAGCGTCAAGAAGCCTGATGTAAACAGTACACCGATCAAAACGGTAGCACCTCTTCCAGAACTGACCAAAGAGGACGAGGACTTACTCAGGCTAAGCGATGAACTCAGAGAGAGCAAGGTAGCCTTTGCACAAGAACAGAGAAGGGTGACGGAACTGGAAGAACAGTTGGCGTCAATGATCCAGGAGAACAACAGACTAAACGACCAGTTCAGGAACTGGCAACAACGAGAAGATGAACCCAAGTCCATGCATGAGGAATTCGCTATCCTTGAAGAAGTCAG ACAAGGACAACTATGCATAAGATGCCTAAGAGGCGTGGAGAGAGGAGACGACATGTCCTCCATGCTAGACGGAGACGACGATGATAGAAGCGCAATCAGCTCTCTAATCCTCCCTCCATCTGGCCAGGACAGTCCACGGGAAGATCTTGTTACTAACAAACTTGTCAAATTCGAC AATGCCAAGGAAAAGTTACTCCAAGGTATATGGGCGAACAAAGAAGATGGCCACGATAACCCTTACAGAGAACTGGTGCAAAAGTACGAGGCTCTTTTAGAAGTTCAACTGTCGCAGGTTAAGAACATCAGAAAGACCAAACCCACCACTTTGCCCAGCAACCAGAACCCGTGCGGTCCCCTGTCTCTGCAGGACGAACTACAAACGTCCGGAGACTACAGTCAGTTCAGTGTCAAGGACACTGACGAGGAAAGCGGCCACGGTGAGGAACAGAAAGGAGTCGGCCAAACAAAGAAGGTTGATACCACTTCTCGAAAGAAGATTATACAAACTCCGGACTTCTCGGAAGCAGAGACTTCCAGCTCCGGATTTTCAGATGAAACCAGCAACAAAGCGACGCAGACGGAACGTGAGCGACCGGGCTCTTTCCTGTGCACAATCGCTGACGGTGAGGACTACCGTTTCAGTATTTACGATGACGTTAGTCCCATGGACAGTCGATTCCGCAACAGGCCAGAGTACCGCGAACTATTCAAGGAAATATTTACCATCCTTAAGAAGGCGGCGGAGAACAAAGACGATGGAGAGCAACTGCCACTCCTCGATGATACCACTGCGGGCAAGGTTCCACCCGTCACTCCCGCCAACGAGGAAGCGCCCGGCAACTTCACTGATGATACGCAGAGCGTATTTTCGTCTGTGATGTCTGAACAATCAATTCCAGTGTCTGATATCACCATGCCTGAAACACCAACTCTGAAGGAAAAAGAGAAACCTCAGCCAGAAGTGGTCAAAAAGGAGGAAAACAGTAACAAAGAGAACAAACCAGTGGCGGAAAGCACCACGGAGAAGCCAAAACCAAGCACCACACGCCAGGTTAAAGAGCAAACCCACTCCAAAGTGAGAGACCAGAGCGTGCAAAGGGAGCAAGAAAaggagaaagaaagagagaCCGATAAAGAAAAGAAGGAAGACAAAGAACGAGTCCTGACTCCGTTGGTGCGTCAGCCACTAGAATATATAGCGGCCACTAGAAAGAAGTCCAGACATCGCAACCGAAAACATAGCCAAGACCGTCAGGGCGCAGACTCTCCAGTATTCCCGTCGCCACCTAAGATCACGTACCAGAAGTCATCGAACAAGAAGAGGAGGGACTACAGGCCGATTGAGGCGAGTCCCCTTGTCAGGGCAGCCGAGAGCGAGTGGAACGGCTCCACGCTACAGTTCTACAACAGGAACATGAATTCTCCAACACCCAGCGCAAGCGGCCGGACGGGCAAGATTTACCAAGGATGGAACCCCGAGACCGACTCGTGGGACATCAAACAGAGCACGGCGTCACAAGAAATACACAAACTGAGGAAGCTGGAGCTTTCCTACGCAGAAGTATTGAGGAACGCCGACAAAACTAAGCCCAGGCGCAAGAAACAtcagtaa
- the LOC118267337 gene encoding cerebellar degeneration-related protein 2-like isoform X1, with amino-acid sequence MTHYLRKSIPNITIINYIFPLFSVLNHSELTQKKGHEFPVDKDLQLAAELGKTLLERNKELETALRQHQNIIEDQTQEIEYLTKQTVALREVNDSRLRIYEQLEVSIQDLERANHRLAVDHAADKKHIKTLCANIESLENKCEDLQKTVDDLNAQLEISRRRAERKPEVEVPKEKEKSVELTLSVKKPDVNSTPIKTVAPLPELTKEDEDLLRLSDELRESKVAFAQEQRRVTELEEQLASMIQENNRLNDQFRNWQQREDEPKSMHEEFAILEEVRQGQLCIRCLRGVERGDDMSSMLDGDDDDRSAISSLILPPSGQDSPREDLVTNKLVKFDNAKEKLLQGIWANKEDGHDNPYRELVQKYEALLEVQLSQVKNIRKTKPTTLPSNQNPCGPLSLQDELQTSGDYSQFSVKDTDEESGHGEEQKGVGQTKKVDTTSRKKIIQTPDFSEAETSSSGFSDETSNKATQTERERPGSFLCTIADGEDYRFSIYDDVSPMDSRFRNRPEYRELFKEIFTILKKAAENKDDGEQLPLLDDTTAGKVPPVTPANEEAPGNFTDDTQSVFSSVMSEQSIPVSDITMPETPTLKEKEKPQPEVVKKEENSNKENKPVAESTTEKPKPSTTRQVKEQTHSKVRDQSVQREQEKEKERETDKEKKEDKERVLTPLVRQPLEYIAATRKKSRHRNRKHSQDRQGADSPVFPSPPKITYQKSSNKKRRDYRPIEASPLVRAAESEWNGSTLQFYNRNMNSPTPSASGRTGKIYQGWNPETDSWDIKQSTASQEIHKLRKLELSYAEVLRNADKTKPRRKKHQ; translated from the exons ATGACTCATTACTTACGTAAAAGCATACCTAACAttactataattaattatatttttccctTATTTTCAGTGTTAAATCATTCTGAATTGACGCAAAAGAAGGGCCATGAATTTCCTGTGGACAAAG ATTTGCAGTTGGCAGCAGAACTCGGCAAAACCCTGTTGGAAAGGAACAAGGAACTCGAGACAGCTCTGCGTCAGCACCAGAACATCATTGAAGATCAAACACAGGAAATCGAG TACTTAACGAAACAGACGGTCGCTCTCCGTGAGGTGAACGACTCCAGGTTGAGGATCTATGAACAACTGGAAGTGAGCATTCAAGACTTGGAGCGGGCCAACCACAGGCTAGCTGTCGACCATGCCGCCGACAAGAAACACATTAAAAC TCTGTGCGCCAATATTGAGTCACTTGAGAACAAATGTGAAGATCTACAAAAGACTGTCGATGACCTGAACGCTCAGCTGGAGATCTCCAGGCGAAGGGCAGAACGGAAACCAGAAGTAGAAGTACCCAAAGAAAAAGAGAAATCAGTCGAACTTACTCTAAGCGTCAAGAAGCCTGATGTAAACAGTACACCGATCAAAACGGTAGCACCTCTTCCAGAACTGACCAAAGAGGACGAGGACTTACTCAGGCTAAGCGATGAACTCAGAGAGAGCAAGGTAGCCTTTGCACAAGAACAGAGAAGGGTGACGGAACTGGAAGAACAGTTGGCGTCAATGATCCAGGAGAACAACAGACTAAACGACCAGTTCAGGAACTGGCAACAACGAGAAGATGAACCCAAGTCCATGCATGAGGAATTCGCTATCCTTGAAGAAGTCAG ACAAGGACAACTATGCATAAGATGCCTAAGAGGCGTGGAGAGAGGAGACGACATGTCCTCCATGCTAGACGGAGACGACGATGATAGAAGCGCAATCAGCTCTCTAATCCTCCCTCCATCTGGCCAGGACAGTCCACGGGAAGATCTTGTTACTAACAAACTTGTCAAATTCGAC AATGCCAAGGAAAAGTTACTCCAAGGTATATGGGCGAACAAAGAAGATGGCCACGATAACCCTTACAGAGAACTGGTGCAAAAGTACGAGGCTCTTTTAGAAGTTCAACTGTCGCAGGTTAAGAACATCAGAAAGACCAAACCCACCACTTTGCCCAGCAACCAGAACCCGTGCGGTCCCCTGTCTCTGCAGGACGAACTACAAACGTCCGGAGACTACAGTCAGTTCAGTGTCAAGGACACTGACGAGGAAAGCGGCCACGGTGAGGAACAGAAAGGAGTCGGCCAAACAAAGAAGGTTGATACCACTTCTCGAAAGAAGATTATACAAACTCCGGACTTCTCGGAAGCAGAGACTTCCAGCTCCGGATTTTCAGATGAAACCAGCAACAAAGCGACGCAGACGGAACGTGAGCGACCGGGCTCTTTCCTGTGCACAATCGCTGACGGTGAGGACTACCGTTTCAGTATTTACGATGACGTTAGTCCCATGGACAGTCGATTCCGCAACAGGCCAGAGTACCGCGAACTATTCAAGGAAATATTTACCATCCTTAAGAAGGCGGCGGAGAACAAAGACGATGGAGAGCAACTGCCACTCCTCGATGATACCACTGCGGGCAAGGTTCCACCCGTCACTCCCGCCAACGAGGAAGCGCCCGGCAACTTCACTGATGATACGCAGAGCGTATTTTCGTCTGTGATGTCTGAACAATCAATTCCAGTGTCTGATATCACCATGCCTGAAACACCAACTCTGAAGGAAAAAGAGAAACCTCAGCCAGAAGTGGTCAAAAAGGAGGAAAACAGTAACAAAGAGAACAAACCAGTGGCGGAAAGCACCACGGAGAAGCCAAAACCAAGCACCACACGCCAGGTTAAAGAGCAAACCCACTCCAAAGTGAGAGACCAGAGCGTGCAAAGGGAGCAAGAAAaggagaaagaaagagagaCCGATAAAGAAAAGAAGGAAGACAAAGAACGAGTCCTGACTCCGTTGGTGCGTCAGCCACTAGAATATATAGCGGCCACTAGAAAGAAGTCCAGACATCGCAACCGAAAACATAGCCAAGACCGTCAGGGCGCAGACTCTCCAGTATTCCCGTCGCCACCTAAGATCACGTACCAGAAGTCATCGAACAAGAAGAGGAGGGACTACAGGCCGATTGAGGCGAGTCCCCTTGTCAGGGCAGCCGAGAGCGAGTGGAACGGCTCCACGCTACAGTTCTACAACAGGAACATGAATTCTCCAACACCCAGCGCAAGCGGCCGGACGGGCAAGATTTACCAAGGATGGAACCCCGAGACCGACTCGTGGGACATCAAACAGAGCACGGCGTCACAAGAAATACACAAACTGAGGAAGCTGGAGCTTTCCTACGCAGAAGTATTGAGGAACGCCGACAAAACTAAGCCCAGGCGCAAGAAACAtcagtaa